In Podospora pseudopauciseta strain CBS 411.78 chromosome 2 map unlocalized CBS411.78m_2, whole genome shotgun sequence, the genomic stretch AGAAGAACGTACCCAGCAACCTCCTTGACAAGGTCACGGACGAAGGCAGTGCGCTTGCTAAGGTGACCCTTGGTGCGGCTAACGCGGGGCTTGGCGACGCGGGCGGTGGTCTTCTGTGTTCAGGGAAAAACGGTATCGATTAGCCAGGTGTCCATCATCCGCTGTTATGCTTCGACATCCCCATGTTTCAGGAGGAAGCAGCGCAGAGATCCTCCACGAGGTGAGACAGAAGAGGCTTTATCTTACGTGGCCCTTGTTGAGACCCTGTGAAGCAAAACGTTAGCATGTTGATTTTTGACACTATTTTCGACATCGCGGGACAATTCGAGATTGCGAACTGCGACAACCACGAGTCTCGAATTGTCCTGCGAATGCGAAACTGATGAGCGTGTAGACTTACGGTGGCAATGCCAGAGCGGGGAGTCTCCTTGGTAGCGGCCATTGTGCTGGTTGATGGCGTGAATGTCGTCGTGACGTTGAGCGGAGAGGAAAGGGAGATCGAAAAAGTTTTGGAGTTTTGTGTGGTTGAAGTTTTCAGGGCAAAAGTTCGAGTGGAGCTCAAGAGCTTGGCGGGGACCAGCTGGCAGTCAGCTGAGCGGCTGGTGTCCCACCATCCTGTGGCTGCACTTCCCGCAGAGGCTTGGCAATACACAGGGGCCTTCGGAGCTTGTGAACGTCAGCTTCCAATTGGTGATGAGCTTCAATGACAACTTGGTCCCAAAGGCCGCTCCCAACGTGGGGTTTACAACATAGCAACTACGAAGTACAGATGACTCCACGCCAAATATCTTGACGAATTCCCCGATATAATACTGTGCATCTTTCAGCCGCTCGGACTCAGTAGAACGAGTCCAAATTTCCATATCAGGCGGAGCCCGGGGATAGGTGGCATCCACTGTCTGGCGACGTCACTATCAGTACTGCGCATCTTCGTCCACTGCAGCGCAACAGCGAGAGCAGATGCGATAACCCCTCCATACCATGGCTACCGATACTCCAGAGCCTTCAGCGACTCAACTGGCACAAGCACTCGTCGAATTTTCTTTACGCGGCTCTTTTCCAGAAGAAAATGTATCGTCACTGCCTCTCAAGCCCGATGCGCTGGCCGAAGCTATCAAGGCCCTCGCAGATGCCAGAGCTAAGCTCCAAGTATGAGGTTCTCCCACCCAATTGAGCACAATATAGGGATGCTAAGAACGATATCTTTGTGCCCGAGCAGGCAGAAATTCATGCGATCAACGAGGATACCGCCGACGATGTGCGAGCATGGCAAACCAATGCGCAATCTGTCCAGGACGACATGATCCGGTCGAAAGCGCTAGCAAACGAAATCATCAAAACTTCTGAAGCACCGGCAGTCTCAGGGAAGGATACCCACGATGCCGAGGCAAAGGCCGAGTTTCTGGTTCGGGAGCTCAACTACAACGCCCAAGTGCAGGAAGCTCTCAAAGGAATCAGGACAGTCAACCGCACACTCGATGAAGTTGAGAAAGCAAGAGATGAGCGGAGGATATTGGATGCGCTACACCTACTCGAACGATTATGGAAGGAACTTGATGCCATACCAGTCAACAAATCCTGTCGGGCAATCAAATTGCTGGATATCAGAGCTTTTGAACTCAAATCTGAGGTTCATGAGGTTTTCGACCATGTGTGGAACGCGCTTATCaatgttgatgttgagaagcATACGGTCTCTATGAGCAGCGGCCGGGATGATGAACCTATGAGTCTCTCGGATGCGGTGATAGGTCTGCAAGCCTACAAGGAGGTTGACAGGCGTACGGCTCAGCTCTGGGCCAGCCTTAATGCGGCTGTCCTCGTTCCCAGAATGGATATGGAGAGAGAGACCTTGCCGGGCATTCAAATACAAGATGTAAGTGATCCATTTCCAGGAGATAGATCTTGTCTAACATCAAGCAGAACACTCTGGAAGTAAAAGGTACGACAGATAAATCTGTCGAGTCTTTATTCACCGATCTCGAAAAGGTTTTTAGGTTCCTTGTTGAAAGATTACCCGGTGACTTGGTCGAGACCATTTCCCCCACCCTTCTTCCAGGGGTAATACACCGAGTAACCAGTGTATGGCTTGATTCGGCCGTCCCATCGTCTTTGAACGACATGGCGAGGTTTCAACAAGTCATCGCTCTCGCCAAAAGCTTCTGTGCGACACTACGGAAACTGGGATTCACAAATCTGGGAGATTTACTAGAGTGGACGGAAAGTGCCCCGAGGGTATGGCTCTCCAAGTGCAGGGAAGCCGCATTGGATGCGGTCCGCACAAAGCTGTCGAAAGGCTTTGGTGAACCGACCCGGGTAGAAAAGATCGAGAAGCAGATGGTGTCAAAGTCAGAAGGTCAACAAATAGCGGCCAATGGGGCCGCAGCtgttgatgacgatggagaAGGATGGGGTGATGCTTGGGGtattggggatgatgagccACCAAAAGAAGAGCCAAaagaggcggagaagaaggcagcTGCCAAACCAGCGGATGACGGTGACGAGGACGTAGCGGAtgcttggggatggggagatgaggctgccgaggaggagcagctcaTTGAGGAGACACGGAAGAAGACCGAGATGGAAGACGAGGATCCAGCTGATGCTTGGGGCTGGGGTGATGATACTAATAATGACGCGCTTACGGCTACAGCGACAGCTACAAAATCGGAGCCAGAGATCAGGGAACTAGTGTTGAAGGAGACATATAGCATTTCATCGATGCCACATCCTGTCTTGGACCTAATAGCAGCCATTGTGGAAGATGGTGCGGCTCTGACCCAGGACAGACACGCGAGTAGCCCGGTAGCAGCAGCTGCGGCTGGACTGTTCGGTGTGCCGACTCTTGCGCTGGCATTATTCAGAGCCATCTCGCCTCACTACTACGCTCCAAAGGAGGGTGGGAATATGTAAGTTTGAACCCCCCTCACTCAGTTTTTGCTATGTTGTTCATCTCTAACCGACACGAAAAAAAGGTTCCTCTACAATGACGCAACCTGGCTATCGGAAAAACTAGCGGATTTCTCGGCCACCTGGAAAACCCGCCATGATATCAGCACCCGAGCGCAAAACATGCTGAGACTAGACAACGACGTCAAGGCTCTTCAAGGGTTTGCCAACCGCGCCTACACGAACGAGCTCAGTCTCAAAAAGATGATGCTGCGGGATCGGTTGGGGGGTGAGCAAAACCTTTTGCAGCTGGACGACACGGAATCCTACGTTGCGTCGGCGGTCTCGATGGTTAGGTCGATAGCGCTGGAGTGGGAGCCCATCCTGGCAAAATCTGTGTGGCAGCAGGCGGTTGGGTCGATGGTTGACGCGTTGGCGTCGAAGATTGTTTCTGATGTGATGGATCTGCCGTCTAttgggcaggaggaggcgtATAATATCGCGAAGCACATCGCttcggtggaggagctggatgatTTGTTTTTGCCGAGCAAGGGGGAGGTGCCGTTGACGGCGCAGTTTGCGGGGagctggttgaggttgaagtACTTGAGCGAGGTGCTGCAGAGCAATTTGAGGGATGTGAGGTATTTGTGGACGGAGGGGGAGCTGAGCTTGTAttttggggtggaggaggtgctggatTTGATTGGGGCTAGTTTTGAGGATAAtgcgaggacgagggaggtggtgagggagattAGGGGGAATCCGAGGCCTAGGGGGGAGTagtgggaggttggagaCTACGTTGTTCATGCAGCATCGTTGTTGGCAAAGGAAGCTTGCAGCCAACACAGTCCAGACAGTATTGATGTGTAGAATGGCGTTCTTTTTAGCGTTGGTCAATCCGATTCACATGCAAACCATTGAATACATACCTGGTTATTTATTGCGGAGGGTGGGGTCTCTGGGTTTTTTGTTGTCCCTGTTTCTCCAGAGGCCAGCCCCTCTTGATGTGTTCTCCGAGGAGCTCTCTCGCTCACTAAGTTTTTCCAGTTGTCTAGACATCTCGGGCATAATCTTTCACGATCTTTTTTTGGCAGGGTTTGGTGGTGCTCTTTACTAGATAGGtaaggtgaggtgaggtatCTCGATCAAAATGTGCACTTGAACAGTTTTGCATGTTTTTTTTCCTgcagaggagaaggaatGAAGGAAAGATCCTCCCCTGCCCGGGTTCGCTTCGATGcgatctctctctctctctctctctctctctctctcgcgcgcgcgcgcgctCGCGCTCAATTCTTTCCTTCGGGGTGGTGTGTTTcggtgtggaggaggtgtttttttttttttcgtggACTGATCTAGAACTTTGAGGTaaagtacctaggtaggtatggcttgggagaagaagaaatggTAGGTACCAAATGTCTCAGatatatgtgtgtgtgtgtgtgtgtgtgtgtgtgtgtgtgtgtgtgtgtgtgtgtgtgtgtgtgtgtgtgtgtgtgtgtgtgtgtgtgaaaaaagaaacatacATAATAAATTATCATGATATCAACAGTAAGGTAACATGCACACTAACTATCGAATCGGTTGAATCGGACCCGGGGATCTGACGATCTACTGTATCTCTTTCTCCCCCGCCTTTTTGGGAGCTCCCAACAATTGAGGAAAGGAATGGttgttgctttttttttttggtggattgggaggggggcgagcTGAGTATCAAgattggggaaggggaggtaggCGGGCAGGCGTGCTAGTATCGTACAGTATGcacagctgctgctggagggggatgcAGGAGGGAGAGAAAGCGGAAGTTCGGGAGAGACGGAGTTGGAAATGCCGagtgaggtggagggggggggcgttgtttggtggtgagagagagatgtgtgtgtatgtgtcTTTTACTCAGGACATCGGTTGTAAGACAAAAAGAtgcaggagaagagaaagaagctAACTGCTGCATGGACAGGTGCTCATATGCGTGTCTCTGCGTCTTTAGCGTGGCAAGGCGTCCTTCAAGAGGCAGGATCAGGACAGTGACTGGATGGGATGTCGAGAGATGTTCACTGTCATGTCGAGTACGTACAGTACTTTGAGTTCCAAACCCATTGTCGTCAGACCAGTTGGGAGGGCTAAGGTTTGGGGTAGATTGTACAGACTGTATGAGTTGCAGCAACTAGCCGTTGTTCAAGTTGTCAGCTGCTCGCTTTTTTTCTGGCTTTTGAGAGAATTATGAGGAGACAGCAAGACATGGGGTGTGGGCACTGGGATGAGGTGTGATGAGAGGAGATTGGAGAGAGAGCGGGTAAGGGGTAGTCAGAAAAAGATCCGTCGGTCGTTtattccctccctccctcccttccttccGCTGTCCGTTTCTTGTCTATGGGTCAACGGGGGACGATAGGACCCGTTGCCTTCTTTCTCCGCTACCGCTACCGCATCCGTTCCCGTAACCGTAGCGTACCCACTTCATCCATTGTGCTGGGTCTGTTCTTGCTCTATGGGATTTGGAAATGTGAGATGGGATTCATCTCATGTGCATGTTAGGATCGAGGAGCCTCTTACTGTCGAAGAAAAAGAATTACGAGATCTATGTGAAAAGAAGCAAATAGCTGTGAGGCATCACTTCTCCGGCTAAATCGTGCCGTCTGTTTATCTTGTTGCTCTGAGAGACAATGCGGCCACTTCTGCAGCGTCCTCTGAGACGAGATTGTCTTCACCTTGCTACACGTCCGCCTTGCCCTGTCTCCCAGAATAGCCACACAGACTCACCGTCTACTATACGCAAGCACAGATCAGCAAGCAATATATTCCAGCTTCACTTTTACCTGATCCGACAACAGCCAAGGCCATGATCCGAGCTGGCTCTGAAACAAAGTCACCGGCAAACAAAGCAATATTTCACCGCGCTGGCTGGCCCATCCATGTCGAGGCAGGAAGCCTTGTGTGACCCGAGAGAATAGAACACCTCCAAGCCTCGGGCCGGCAAGTTGCATCTCGCTGATCGGAACGGCCGGCattattccttcttttttctgttCTTTCGCTCTTTTGTTCAGCCAATCAGCTTCAAAGGATTGTTTCCCCTCAAAAAGGATCACACAACAGATCAAAAGAAGAAATGAGCATATGCAAACCAggggaaagaaagggggctgggaggggaACCGTCCATTCACAAACGGTGATATACCGACATGATGCATGCGTAGTTTATATACATACATAACAGCTGAACAAGGAGGGTATGTTGTGGATGAAGAGATTGGTACTGTAAAAGTAGGTTGacgtatattatattttaaacTATGCTTCAAAAGATACTTGATAGGCTTGTATAGATAGTTGGAGGGTCTTGAAAAGATAACCAATAGGTCTTGAAAGATAGTTGAGAGGCCTATTCGACGTGGAGGGGTGAGGGCGAGAGTGAGTGGTTGAAATGACAAGACAGAAGCCTCCATCTGTTCGTCGGTAAACAGGCTTGGACTGAGGCAAGCTGCAAGAATGCAGAGACGCAGAGATGGCATAGTGCGAATAAATGAGCccaccagcagccatc encodes the following:
- the rpl36_2 gene encoding ribosomal protein L36 (COG:J; EggNog:ENOG503P53R), with the protein product MAATKETPRSGIATGLNKGHKTTARVAKPRVSRTKGHLSKRTAFVRDLVKEVAGLAPYERRIIELLRNSKDKRARKLAKKKLGTFGRAKAKVEDMNRVIAESRRAGH
- the YTM1_1 gene encoding ribosome biogenesis protein ytm1 (COG:D; EggNog:ENOG503NZE8) — translated: MATDTPEPSATQLAQALVEFSLRGSFPEENVSSLPLKPDALAEAIKALADARAKLQAEIHAINEDTADDVRAWQTNAQSVQDDMIRSKALANEIIKTSEAPAVSGKDTHDAEAKAEFLVRELNYNAQVQEALKGIRTVNRTLDEVEKARDERRILDALHLLERLWKELDAIPVNKSCRAIKLLDIRAFELKSEVHEVFDHVWNALINVDVEKHTVSMSSGRDDEPMSLSDAVIGLQAYKEVDRRTAQLWASLNAAVLVPRMDMERETLPGIQIQDNTLEVKGTTDKSVESLFTDLEKVFRFLVERLPGDLVETISPTLLPGVIHRVTSVWLDSAVPSSLNDMARFQQVIALAKSFCATLRKLGFTNLGDLLEWTESAPRVWLSKCREAALDAVRTKLSKGFGEPTRVEKIEKQMVSKSEGQQIAANGAAAVDDDGEGWGDAWGIGDDEPPKEEPKEAEKKAAAKPADDGDEDVADAWGWGDEAAEEEQLIEETRKKTEMEDEDPADAWGWGDDTNNDALTATATATKSEPEIRELVLKETYSISSMPHPVLDLIAAIVEDGAALTQDRHASSPVAAAAAGLFGVPTLALALFRAISPHYYAPKEGGNMFLYNDATWLSEKLADFSATWKTRHDISTRAQNMLRLDNDVKALQGFANRAYTNELSLKKMMLRDRLGGEQNLLQLDDTESYVASAVSMVRSIALEWEPILAKSVWQQAVGSMVDALASKIVSDVMDLPSIGQEEAYNIAKHIASVEELDDLFLPSKGEVPLTAQFAGSWLRLKYLSEVLQSNLRDVRYLWTEGELSLYFGVEEVLDLIGASFEDNARTREVVREIRGNPRPRGE